Part of the Methylomonas rapida genome is shown below.
TCGCTGCAAGGCGTCGCCGCTTTTTCGATCGCAGCAACAGCCGCAGTTACCGCGCTGTCGATGCCGCGTTTCAGGTCCATCGGGTTCATGCCGGCCGCAACGGCTTTCAAGCCTTCGTTGACGATAGCTTGCGCCAGAACGGTCGCAGTGGTGGTGCCGTCACCAGCGACGTCGGAAGTCTTGGAGGCGACTTCTTTCACCATTTGCGCCCCCATGTTTTCGAATTTGTCTTTCAATTCGATTTCTTTCGCAACGGAAACACCGTCTTTGGTGATGGTTGGTGCGCCGAAGCTTTTATCCAGAACTGCGTTACGGCCTTTAGGACCCAAAGTGACTTTCACTGCGTTAGCCAAAATGTTTACACCCGCAACCATCAATGTGCGCGCGTCGCTACCAAATTTTACGTCTTTTGCTGCCATTTCTTGTTCCTTTAACGATTAAGTAATTGATAAACAGTCGTTGCGATTAGCCCAAAATGCCCATGATGTCGTCTTCACGCATGATGATATATTGCTCACCATCGACTTTGACTTCGGTGCCGGAATATTTACCGAACAACACTTTGTCACCGACTTTCACTGCCATGGGGCGGACTTGGCCGTTGTCCAACGCTTTGCCTTCACCGACTGCCAATACTTCGCCTTCGCTGGGTTTTTCCGCGGCAGAACCTGGCAGCACGATACCGCCAGCGGTTTTGGTTTCCTCTTCAACACGTTTTACGACGACACGGTCATGTAACGGACGAATTTTCATCAATGTCTCCTTAATGTAGATTAATGTTTAAGTTCAAATAAGTTATTAGCACTCTCTCGCAATGAGTGCTAATAATATCGGGGTTTTGCACTCTGTCAAGCTCTTTGGCATCATCTCCATTGACCTCATCACACCTTTCACCATGAACGACCAACAACTACTCCGATACAGCCGCCAAATCATGCTGCCGCAAGTCGATATTGCCGGTCAGCAAAAACTTCTCGATGCCAGGATATTGATCGTTGGCGCCGGCGGACTCGGCTCACCGGCCGCGATGTATCTGGCCGCGGCGGGTGTCGGTCAGATCACGATTTATGATGACGACCAAGTCGATTTAACCAATTTGCAACGCCAGATTGCTCACGACACCTCCGATATAGGGCTGGATAAAGTTATTTCAACCCTCAATACACTGAAAAAAATCAATCCGGACGTGCAAGTGCATGCGCGCAAGGCGCGCTTGCAGGATGAGTTATTGTTTGAAGAAGTGGCCACCGCCGATGTAGTGTTGGATTGCAGCGACAATTTCGCTACGCGCTTCGCAATCAATCGCGCCTGTGTTCAGCGCGAAACGGCCCTGGTTTCCGGTGCGGCGATTCGCTTTGAAGGCCAAATCAGCGTCTTCACGCCCGGCATCAACGACAGCCCTTGTTATAACTGTCTGTATCAAAGCGACGGCGAGGAATTACAAAACTGCGCCCGCAATGGTGTGATTGCGCCAATCACGGGTATCATAGGTAGCATTCAGGCCCTGGAGGCGATGAAACTGATCATGGCTATCGGGGAAAATCTGACCGGCCGCTTGCTATTACTGGACGGCCTGACAATGGAATGGCAAACCTTGCGCCTGAAAAAAAATCCGGCCTGCCCTACCTGCGGCAATCGATAAAGCAGTGGATACTAAAAAGCCGGGAAATTCCCGGCTTTTCGGTTTTGGCGATCGGCAGCGATTATTTTTTGCCGATCAATCCCTTAGCCATGTTGATCACTTTGCCGGCCACGTTCAAAACAGCCGACTCACTATCGCCATGCGGCTCGATGTCGCCAAACGGTTCGCCATTTTTCATGGTGTACATATAAATAAAGTAGCCCAACGGCGCGAACGCAAAACAGGCAATCACCAGCATCCAAATCCAAAGTTCAATTACACCACCCATAGCCCCCTCCAATTTGTTGTTTTTGTTTTTTAAAATAAGGTTTTGACCTTGAGATTGACTATAACCCCATCCGCATTGGGGAGACAAGTGTAAATTTTTTGTTTCAAATTCATGATACATACGTATAACCTTGCAAGCCATGAGCGCTAGGTTGTCTTACCCATAACGGAGTCCACGATGAAACCGCAGAAAACCGACTGGCACAGTCTGTCCGCAGAAGAACTGCTAAAAACGTTGCAGGTCGAAGCTCAACAAGGCTTGAGCGAAACGGAAGTTCAAAAACGCCTTGAAACTTACGGCCAAAACAAACTGACACCGCGCAAAGGCAAAAACCCTTTGCTGCTGTTTCTGCTGCAATTCCATCAACCCCTGGTTTACATCCTGATCATTTCCGCAACGATTACCGCTTTTTTGCAAGAATGGGTCGATAGCAGCGTCATATTCGGTGTCGTCATTGTCAACGCAATCATTGGCTTCATTCAGGAAGCCAATGCCCTGCGGGCCATCAATGCTTTGGCGCAGGGGCTCAACATCTCTAGCACGGTATTGCGTGCTGGCCAGCGGCGCCAGATATCGGCCAGCGAATTGACCCCAGGCGATATCGTGTTTTTACAGTCCGGTGACAAGGTTCCTGCCGACTTACGCTTACTGCAAATCCGGGAATTGCAAATCGACGAATCGGCGCTGACTGGCGAGTCGGTGCCTGTGGAGAAGCAAATCGGCCTACTCGACACCGCCACGGTGTTGGCTGACCGTAATAACATGGCTTATTCATCCACCTTGGTCACGTATGGCAGCGGACTCGGTGTCGTCGTGGAAACCGGCGATCGCACCGAAATCGGCCTGATCAATCGCATGATCGCCAGCGCTACGGATCTGGAAACGCCATTGACCCAAAAAATCAGCCAATTCAGTCAATTGTTGCTGTGGGTCATCGTCGATTGCGCCGTAATCACCTTTGCCGTCGGCGTCTGGCGCGGCCAATCGATGCTGGACATGTTCATGGCCTCGGTCGCCTTGGCGGTGGGCGCGATACCCGAAGGCTTGCCGGCCGCGATCACCATTACGCTGGCCATCGGCGTCTCTCGCATGGCCAAACGCCATGCCATCATCCGTAAACTGCCCGCGGTAGAAACACTGGGCAGCACCACGGTAATCTGTTCCGACAAAACCGGCACACTGACCCAAAATCAGATGACGGTACAGGCGATTTACACTGGCAGCGAGTATTACGAGGTAACCGGTAGTGGCTATACGCCCGAAGGTGGCTTCAAGCAAAACGGCAAAGAAATCGATCCAAACAAGCACCCCACATTGCTGGAATGCCTCAAAGCGGGTCTATTGTGTAACGATGCCCGCTTGGTAGCCGACCTGGATCATTGGCGGATCGAGGGTGATCCAACCGAAGGCGCTTTATTGGTAGCGGCTCACAAAGCCGGTCTGCACCACGCTAGTGTCAGTACCAGTCACCCCAGGCTTGATGCCATACCTTTCGAGTCGCAATATCAGTTCATGGCCACGTTGCATCACAACCTGGCTCAGGATGCTCGTCATGTATATCTGAAAGGCTCGCTGGAAAGCTTGCTGCCACGTTGCGTGGACATGTTTGACCCACAAATGCAAAGCGTGCCGCTCGACAATGCCTCCCTCCAGCGCCAAGTCGAAGCCATGGCGGCAAAGGGTTTGCGAGTTTTGGCATTTGCCCGTTGCAAACACGGCGACAACGAGGTTCAACACGAGGAAGTCTGCACCGGCCTGACCTTTTTGGGCTTACAAGCCATGATCGATCCGCCGAGGCCAGAAGCCGCCGCCTCTATTGCGGCCTGCTATCGCGCCGGTATTCAAGTCAAAATGATCACCGGAGACCACCCCATCACCGCCTTGTCCATCGCCCGCCAACTGGGCATGCGCCAAACCGAACGCGTCATCAGTGGCGCCGAACTGCAAGCCATAGACGAAAGTCAGTATCCTCAGCTAGTAGAGGAATGTTCCGTTTACGCCCGCATTGCTCCGGAGCAAAAACTGAAGCTGGTAGAAGCCTTGCAAAGCAAGGGGCATGTGGTGGCAATGACAGGCGACGGTGTCAATGATGCACCGGCCCTACGGCAAGCCAACATAGGCGTGGCGATGGGTTTGGGCGGCACCGAAGTCGCCAAGGAAGCGGCGGCGATGATTTTGACCGACGATCATTTCGCCACCATTGAGGCTGCCGTCGAAGAGGGTCGCGGCGTGTTCGATAATTTGGTCAAATTCATCGCCTGGACCTTGCCGACCAATCTCGGCGAAGGTTTGGTCATCACTGCTGCGGTATTCGCCAATGTCGCTTTGCCCATCACTCCGCTGCAAATTCTCTGGATCAACATGACCACGGCCGTTTTATTGGGCTTGATGCTGGCGTTCGAACCCAAGGAGCCCGAACTGATGGACAGACAGCCGCGCGACCCCAAACAGCCTATTCTGACCAAGCATTTGGTTTTTCGGATTTGTCTGGTTGGCGTCTTGCTATTGGCAGGGGCGTTCGGCTTGTTCGAATATGCATTGGCTCAAGGCAAATCCCTGGCCGTGGCACGCTCGATCGCCGTCAATGTATTCGTATTCTGTGAGCTGTTTTACCTGTTCAACTGCCGCTCATTGAATTATTCGATGTTCCATGTCGGCTTGTTTTCCAACCTATGGGTTATCTTCGGCGTTGTCAGCATGACGCTGTTGCAATTGCTGTTTACCTATTGGCCACCCATGCAGGCGCTTTTCGGTAGCGCCGCAATCGACCGGGAAGATTGGCTATTGATCATCGGTGCAGGACTGATTGTGTACACCATGGTCGGCATAGAAAAATTCATTTGGCGGCGATTTGTCTTGAACTAAATGCTGATCAGGAAAAAGCCGGTTCATGAAGTAAGAGCAAGCACATTTGAAATGTCGTGCAATAAAGAGATGCCAAATCCCTACATCCTTATCCGGAGAAGTTGATGGAGACAAAACCACCGCTGCCACCTTTCACCCTGGAATCCGCCGCGCAAAAAGTGCGCATGGCGGAAGATGCCTGGAATAGCCGAGATCCCGACCGGGTAGTGCAAGTCTATACCGAAGACACGATTTGGCGGAACCGCGCCGAATTTCCGGTCGGCCGTGCTCAAGTGCATGCCTTTTTACAACGCAAATGGGCCAAAGAACTGGATTACCGCTTAATCAAGGAATTATGGGCAACGACCGGCAATCGAATTGCGGTACGCTTTGCCTACGAATGGCACGACGATGCCGGCAACTGGTTTCGCAGTTATGGCAACGAGAATTGGGAATTCAATGGATATGGCTTGATGCAACGACGCTTCGCCAGCATCAACGATTTACCGATAAAACCTGAAGAGCGCCTGTTCCACTGGCCGTTGGGGCGGCGTCCAGACGAACATCCCGGCTTGAGCGAGTTAGGACTTTGAAAGAGAGGGGGGCGGAAGAATCCGCCCCTTACGCCAGCCTTAGTGGCTGACTTCGACTTTACCGCCTTTAGGCTGGCCGATTTCGCTCAACATGCTGTTGAACCAGTCGGTGTCGATATTGAACGGTTTGCCGCCCTTGATGCGCGGGAACTCGATCGCACGCAACACGTTGCCGTTGTCTTCGTCGTGACCGATCACGCCAGACTCGCGGCGGAACGCGCACTCGACCGCCAAGTCGGCGCACGATTTGATCAAACGCATGTCGTCAACGTTGGAAGCAGAAGCCCGGGCGAAGTATCCCGATTTTTGTACCAGGGTTTTTTCCGCGCCTATCATCTGCGCGAATTGCTCGCCGAACCATTTACCAGGGTTGACCGCATCCAGTTTGATGTGACCGAACGCATCGCGCGGCACTTCCTGGCCTTTGGCCTGCATTTCCGCGACGATAGCTTCGACACCGGCACCTTCAGAAACGAAGATGTTGACGCAATCGACTTTGTCCATCACTTCGCGCAGACGCTTGGCTTCGGCTTCCAGGTCGATCGCCATTTCCGGAACGAATACCGCGTGCACTTCATAAGATTCACGAGTCAAACCCAATTCCGGCAACCACTCGGCACGGTCCAGTAATTTGCGATATTCCTGTGCGGTTGCCGCCGTCAGCCAGCCGCAGTTACGGCCCATCACTTCGTGTACGATCAGCATGCGTGGGTTGGCGTTGTTTTCGGCCACCACGTTCATGAAATAACGCGCGCCCTGCTCGGCGGCAGTCCAAGCACCTAGTGATTGCTTGATCGGAAATACGTCGTTATCGACGGTTTTAGGTAAACCAATGACGGTCAGTCCGTAATTATTTCTGGCCAGGAATGCTGCCAAATCCGCTGCTGCCGTATTGGTATCATCGCCGCCGATGGTATGCAGAATATCGACACCATCCTTAACCAATTGATCAGCGGCGACTTTTTGCGGATCTTCACCCTCTTTGACCAAACCGCGTTTCACGCAGTCTTTGACATTAGTCAATTTGACGCGGCTGTTGCCGATCACAGAACCGCCAAAACGTTGCAGAACACCCGCCTTTTTACGCACTTCGGCCGTTACTGGATAAGAATCGCCCAGCAACAGGCCTTTATAACCGCCGCGATAGCAGATGATTTCTATGCTAGGATCGATTTCGGTATAACGTTCGATCAAACTACCGATTGCGGAATTCAAACAAGGCGCCAAGCCGCCTGCTGTCAGTATTGCAACTTTTTTAGGTTTGTTCATGAGCGTGTAGAAGTTAAAGTTAAGAAAAAACCAATGACAAAATCGAATATCAGCCGTTAAGTGATAGGGCCATGTGACCACATCTCAGCCATTCGCACTATGAGTGTGCTAATCAGTGATTTTAACACAAGGTTTTATATTTTCAGGCAAGTTGTCGCCAAGTCGAAGCTATCCGTTTGTTTACGAATAGGATGGCATCTGACAGCATTTTCATGTTCGCCAACCCTACACAAAAAATTCAGCATGTGCGTAAGTCTATCGGCTTAAATACATTTTCCCCGTATACAGAGGAACTGCTAAACATAATGAGCCAAACTAAGCGTTCGTCACCCAATCGCTGACCAGCTGACAAAACACATCGGGAGCCTCGACATATAGCCAATGCCCGGTATTGGGAATTTCAACGATTTCCGCATGAGGGAAGAATTTAAACACCGCTTCTTGCTGAATATATGCCGAATGCTGTCCAGCAATGAACAAGGTCTTTTGTCCGAATGATTGGCCAACCATATCAGGAAAACCGACGATGTTGTGCGCCGTGGCCCGGATATAATCCAGGTTGATTCGCCAATAATAAGCACCGTCCCGGAGCTGCAAATTCTGCAACAAAAACTGACGAAAGGCCAAGTCTGGAATAGCTTCGGCCAAAAAATGATCGGCTTCTTTTCGATTATTGATATGCGCCAACGGCAACTGCTTGAGGGCTTCAATCATGTTATCAAAGCTATGGTTATAACTGATCGGAGCAATGTCAGCGACCATTAATGTTTCGACACGCTCTGGATAGGACAAGGCAAACGACATCGCCACTTTGCCTCCCATGCTATGCCCCAGCAGATGTGCTTTATGCAGGCCTAATTTATTCAAAAATGCCAGGACATCATCCGCCATCAATGGGTAATTCATATGTTCGCTATGGGGAGAAGCGCCATGATTTCGCATGTCCAATGCATATACATGATGCTTCTCTGCCAATCGCTTAGCCACGGTACGCCAATTTTTGGAAGATGCCAAAAAACCGTGCAGGATTACCACGGGACAGTGATCGGGATTTCCGTGACTTTCGAATACGAGTTCAACCGGCTTCATGACAAAAATCAAGCAAAACCAAACAGCGCGCCCAATAAGCCACCAAATACACCTCCCCAAACCACCAACCAACCCAAGTGTTTTTTGATAATGGCTTGCACGATTTCTTTGACCATTTGCGGTGTCAATTCGGCAAGGCGCTTATCAATCACCACTTCGATTTTACTGGTTAAATCTTCACTGATTTTATGAGCATTCAGACCTTGCTGTAATGCATGTTTGAAACGCTCCGACTCCACCATGTCGGTCAATGTGTGTTGCATTTTCTCGATAAAAGATTGCTTCAGCGGCAGCAATGCATCTTCACCGCCCATCATCATCAACATGCCACCAAACGAAGAATTCATGATAGCCGATACCAATCCTTCATAGACTTTATCGTAGTCAACGGCATTCAACAGCGGGCCAAGATTTAACACTTTTCCACCTTGTTTTTCTTCGTTCTCGATAAACTGCTCAATGTGATCCGCAGTGAAAAACTGTTCCATCATCAAGTTTTTAATCGAGGCTTTGAACTCTTCGAACCGTGCCGGAATGATCCCTGATCCGTACAAAAACGGTACTTTTTCGAACAACATGTGAATAGCCAGCCAGTTGGTAATGGCTCCCGAAAAAGCAAAAAAACCAACTGCTTTAATGACGTCAGGATACAAGGGGCTGACATAACCTATAGCTATGACCAATAAGGATATCAGATTGGTAACCGAGCTTTTATTTAAGAAAGTTTTCATAGATGCTGAACTCTGGGAAACATGAGGCTTATGAAAAGACATAAAAAAAGCCCATTCAAAGCTGAATGGGCTTTTGGTTTTGGAGCTTGGCGATGACCTACTTTCACATGGCAAACTGCCACACTATCATCGGCGCAAAGCGGTTTCACTTCCGAGTTCGGGATGGGATCGGGTGGTTCACGCTCGCTATGGTCACCAAGCAAACGGTGTTGGCTGACGTCCTTTGGACTCAACCGTCATGCACAGGGTGGGGCTTTAGCCTTAACCTGTCTTCATGGAAATCTGTATGCGGTGGTTCTCTCAGCTTTCAGCTTTTTGTCAACTGACCCAAACGCATTGGGTGTTATATGGTCAAGCCTCACGGGCAATTAGTACACGTTAGCTACGCCCATTACTGGACTTCCACACCGTGCCTATCAACGTCGTCGTCTCCAACGGCCCTTCAGGGGACTTATAGTCCCAGTGAGATCTCATCTTGGGAGGGGCTTCCCGCTTAGATGCTTTCAGCGGTTATCCTGTCCGAACGTGGCTACCCAGCAATGCCCTTGGCAGGACAACTGGAACACCAGAGGTTCGTCCACTTCGGTCCTCTCGTACTAGAAGCAGCTTCCCTCAAATCTCAAACGCCCACGGCAGATAGGGACCGAACTGTCTCACGACGTTCTGAACCCAGCTCGCGTACCACTTTAAATGGCGAACAGCCATACCCTTGGGACCTGCTTCAGCCCCAGGATGTGATGAGCCGACATCGAGGTGCCAAACACCGCCGTCGATATGAACTCTTGGGCGGTATCAGCCTGTTATCCCCGGCGTACCTTTTATCCGTTGAGCGATGGCCCTTCCATACAGAACCACCGGATCACTAAGACCTACTTTCGTACCTGCTCGACTTGTCCGTCTCGCAGTCAAGCACCCTTATGCCTTTGCACTCATTGCCTGATTTCCGACCAGGCTGAGGGTACCTTCGTGCTCCTCCGTTACTCTTTGGGAGGAGACCGCCCCAGTCAAACTACCCACCAGACACTGTCCCTAACCCGGATCACGGGTCGAGGTTAGAACTCCAAACATACCAGGGTGGTATTTCAAGGTTGGCTCCACCCCGGCTGGCGCCGGGGCTTCACAGCCTCCCACCTATCCTACACAAGTAGGTTCAAAGTCCAGTGTCAAGCTATAGTAAAGGTGCACGGGGTCTTTCCGTCTAGCCGCGGGTACACTGCATCTTCACAGCGATTTCAATTTCACTGAGTCCCAGGTGGAGACAGTGTGGCCATCGTTACGCCATTCGTGCAGGTCGGAACTTACCCGACAAGGAATTTCGCTACCTTAGGACCGTTATAGTTACGGCCGCCGTTTACTGGGGCTTCGATCAAGAGCTTCTCCGAAGATAACCCCATCAATTAACCTTCCAGCACCGGGCAGGCGTCACACCCTATACGTCCACTTTCGTGTTTGCAGAGTGCTATGTTTTTGCTAAACAGTCGCAGCCACCGATTTTTTGCAACCGCCTTACGCTCCATCCGCGAGGGACTTCACTTATCAACGGCATACCTTCTCCCGAAGTTACGGTATCATTTTGCCTAGTTCCTTCACCTGGGTTCTCTCAAGCGCCTTAGAATTTTCATCCCACCCACCTGTGTCGGTTTAGGGTACGGCCGCATGTAACCTGAAGCTTAGAGGTTTTTCTTGGAAGCTGGGCATCTATCACTTCCTCTGCAAGCAGAGTCGTCATCACTTCTCAGCATATAGACTCCCGGATTTGCCTAAGAGTCCTGCCTACCTGCTTAAACTGACACTTCCAACCGTCAGCTGATATAGCCTTCTCCGTCACCCCATCGCAGTTACATCCGGTACAGGAATATTAACCTGTTTTCCATCGACTACGCCTTTCGGCCTCGCCTTAGGTGCCGACTAACCCTGCGTCGATTAACGTTGCGCAGGAAACCTTGGGTTTTCGGCGAGGGAGTTTTTCACTCCCTTTATCGTTACTTATGTCAGCATTCGCACTTCTGATACCTCCAGCCGACTTCTCAATCGACCTTCGCAGGCGTACAGAACGCTCCTCTACCACTCACGCTTACGCGTAAATCCGTAGCTTCGGTACTATGCTTAGCCCCGGTAAATCTTCCGCGCAGACCGACTCGACCAGTGAGCTATTACGCTTTCTTTAAAGGGTGGCTGCTTCTAAGCCAACCTCCTGGCTGTCTGGGCCTTTCCACATCGTTTCCCACTGAGCATAGATTTGGGGACCTTAGCTGACGGTCTGGGCTGTTTCCCTTTTCACGACGGACCTTATCACCCGCCGTGTGTCTCCCGTGCTTGCACTTTCTGGTATTCGGAGTTTGCATCGGGTTGGTAAGTCGGGATGACCCCCTAGCCGAAACAGTGCTCTACCCCCAGAAGCGATACACGAGGCGCTACCTAAATAGCTTTCGAGGAGAACCAGCTATCTCCGAGCTTGATTAGCCTTTCACTCCGATCCACAACTCATCCCCTACCTTTTCAACGGGAGTGGGTTCGGTCCTCCAGTGTGTGTTACCACACCTTCAACCTGGTCATGGATAGATCGCCCGGTTTCGGGTCTACACCTTGCGACTAAACGCCCTATTAAGACTCGGTTTCCCTACGCCTCCCCTATTCGGTTAAGCTTGCCACAAAATGTAAGTCGCTGACCCATTATACAAAAGGTACGCAGTCACCCCACGAAGGGGCTCCCACTGCTTGTACGCATACGGTTTCAGGTTCTATTTCACTCCGCTCTCCGCGGTTCTTTTCGCCTTTCCCTCACGGTACTGGTTCACTATCGGTCAGTAAGGAGTATTTAGCCTTGGAGGATGGTCCCCCCATATTCAGTCAACGTTTCACGTGCGCCGACCTACTCGATTTCACTAAAAACAGGTTTTCGTGTACGGGGCTATCACCCTGTATCGCCGGACTTTCCAGACCGTTCCACTAACCTAAATCTAGCTTAAGGGCTAGTCCCCGTTCGCTCGCCACTACTTAGGGAATCTCGGTTGATTTCTTTTCCTCCGGGTACTTAGATGTTTCAGTTCTCCGGGTTCGCTTCAGTGAGCTATGTATTCACTCAAAGATGACCAGCTTATGCTGGCCGGGTTGCCCCATTCAGAGATCGCCGGATCAAAGGTTGTTTGCCACCTCCCCGACGCTTTTCGCAGGCTACCACGTCTTTCATCGCCTCTTACTGCCTAGGCATCCACCGTATGCGCTTATTCACTTGACCATATAACCCGAATACGTCTGTATTTTGGTTATCAGTCGCTGACATGTTCGCTGATGTATTGCTTGAGAACGCTTTGCGTTTTTGACGTTCGTCTTGGCCTTGCGGCTGACGCGCGTTTCAATTCGCATTACGCTTCAGTTTTGATCGTTTCCGATCAAGACTTTACAGATTTCCATATTGTTAAAGAGCTATTGATACGAATATCAATGCTATAAACCCTGAGTTTCGATCACGGCCTTCCGGCATTGATCATCAAGTCTTATAGCGTTGCTATCGGTATCTTGGCAGGTTCGACGCGACGTTTATCCACTCATGTGGCTATGGTGGAGCCAGGGAGGATCGAACTCCCGACCTCCTGCGTGCAAGGCAGGCGCTCTCCCAGCTGAGCTATGGCCCCGATGTGATTAAGACTTTCGCCTTTTTCGTTAGTTGGTGGGTCTGGGAGGATTTGAACCTCCGACCTCACCCTTATCAGGGGTGCGCTCTAACCAACTGAGCTACAGACCCAGGTGCGTCTTTCAATCGAAATAATTTGTTGTGAGCACGTATCAGGTGTTCTGTCTTTGTAAGGAGGTGATCCAGCCCCAGGTTCCCCTAGGGCTACCTTGTTACGACTTCACCCCAGTCATGAATCACAAAGTGGTAAGCGCCCTCCCGAAGGTTAAACTACCTACTTCTTTTGCAACCCACTCCCATGGTGTGACGGGCGGTGTGTACAAGGCCCGGGAACGTATTCACCGCGGCATTCTGATCCGCGATTACTAGCGATTCCGACTTCATGCAGTCGAGTTGCAGACTGCAATCCGGACTAGGATCGGCTTTTTGGGATTGGCTGGCTCTCGCGAGTTCGCAACCCTCTGTACCGACCATTGTAGCACGTGTGTAGCCCTACCCATAAGGGCCATGATGACTTGACGTCGTCCCCACCTTCCTCCGGTTTATCACCGGCAGTCTCCCTAGAGTTCCCGGCCGAACCGCTGGCAACTAAGGATAAGGGTTGCGCTCGTTACGGGACTTAACCCAACATCTCACGACACGAGCTGACGACAGCCATGCAGCACCTGTCTCTCGGTTCCCGAAGGCACCAAGTCATCTCTGACAAGTTCCGAGGATGTCAAGGGTAGGTAAGGTTCTTCGCGTTGCATCGAATTAAACCACATGCTCCACCGCTTGTGCGGGCCCCCGTCAATTCATTTGAGTTTTAGCCTTGCGGCCGTACTCCCCAGGCGGTCAACTTAATACGTTAGCTCCACCACTAAGTTCTTTAAGAACCCAACGGTTAGTTGACATCGTTTACGGCGTGGACTACCAGGGTATCTAATCCTGTTTGCTACCCACGCTTTCGTACCTCAGCGTCAGTTTGAGTCCAGAGAGCCGCCTTCGCCACTGGTGTTCCTTCAGATCTCTACGCATTTCACCGCTACACCTGAAATTCCACTCTCCTCTACTCAACTCTAGTTCCCCAGTATCAAATGCAGTTCCCAGGTTAAGCCCAGGGCTTTCACATCTGACTTAAAAAACCGCCTACGCACGCTTTACGCCCAGTAATTCCGATTAACGCTTGCACCCTCCGTATTACCGCGGCTGCTGGCACGGAGTTAGCCGGTGCTTCTTGTATGGGTAATGTCAGTCTACCGGGTATTAACCGATAGGTGTTCCTTCCCATTGAAAGTGCTTTACAACCCTCAGGCCTTCTTCACACACGCGGTATTGCTGGATCAGGCTTGCGCCCATTGTCCAATATTCCCCACTGCTGCCTCCCGTAGGAGTCTGGGCCGTGTCTCAGTCCCAGTGTGGCTGATCATCCTCTCAGACCAGCTACGGATCGTCGCCTTGGTAGG
Proteins encoded:
- a CDS encoding HesA/MoeB/ThiF family protein, whose protein sequence is MNDQQLLRYSRQIMLPQVDIAGQQKLLDARILIVGAGGLGSPAAMYLAAAGVGQITIYDDDQVDLTNLQRQIAHDTSDIGLDKVISTLNTLKKINPDVQVHARKARLQDELLFEEVATADVVLDCSDNFATRFAINRACVQRETALVSGAAIRFEGQISVFTPGINDSPCYNCLYQSDGEELQNCARNGVIAPITGIIGSIQALEAMKLIMAIGENLTGRLLLLDGLTMEWQTLRLKKNPACPTCGNR
- a CDS encoding cation-transporting P-type ATPase, which codes for MKPQKTDWHSLSAEELLKTLQVEAQQGLSETEVQKRLETYGQNKLTPRKGKNPLLLFLLQFHQPLVYILIISATITAFLQEWVDSSVIFGVVIVNAIIGFIQEANALRAINALAQGLNISSTVLRAGQRRQISASELTPGDIVFLQSGDKVPADLRLLQIRELQIDESALTGESVPVEKQIGLLDTATVLADRNNMAYSSTLVTYGSGLGVVVETGDRTEIGLINRMIASATDLETPLTQKISQFSQLLLWVIVDCAVITFAVGVWRGQSMLDMFMASVALAVGAIPEGLPAAITITLAIGVSRMAKRHAIIRKLPAVETLGSTTVICSDKTGTLTQNQMTVQAIYTGSEYYEVTGSGYTPEGGFKQNGKEIDPNKHPTLLECLKAGLLCNDARLVADLDHWRIEGDPTEGALLVAAHKAGLHHASVSTSHPRLDAIPFESQYQFMATLHHNLAQDARHVYLKGSLESLLPRCVDMFDPQMQSVPLDNASLQRQVEAMAAKGLRVLAFARCKHGDNEVQHEEVCTGLTFLGLQAMIDPPRPEAAASIAACYRAGIQVKMITGDHPITALSIARQLGMRQTERVISGAELQAIDESQYPQLVEECSVYARIAPEQKLKLVEALQSKGHVVAMTGDGVNDAPALRQANIGVAMGLGGTEVAKEAAAMILTDDHFATIEAAVEEGRGVFDNLVKFIAWTLPTNLGEGLVITAAVFANVALPITPLQILWINMTTAVLLGLMLAFEPKEPELMDRQPRDPKQPILTKHLVFRICLVGVLLLAGAFGLFEYALAQGKSLAVARSIAVNVFVFCELFYLFNCRSLNYSMFHVGLFSNLWVIFGVVSMTLLQLLFTYWPPMQALFGSAAIDREDWLLIIGAGLIVYTMVGIEKFIWRRFVLN
- a CDS encoding pyrophosphate--fructose-6-phosphate 1-phosphotransferase, with protein sequence MNKPKKVAILTAGGLAPCLNSAIGSLIERYTEIDPSIEIICYRGGYKGLLLGDSYPVTAEVRKKAGVLQRFGGSVIGNSRVKLTNVKDCVKRGLVKEGEDPQKVAADQLVKDGVDILHTIGGDDTNTAAADLAAFLARNNYGLTVIGLPKTVDNDVFPIKQSLGAWTAAEQGARYFMNVVAENNANPRMLIVHEVMGRNCGWLTAATAQEYRKLLDRAEWLPELGLTRESYEVHAVFVPEMAIDLEAEAKRLREVMDKVDCVNIFVSEGAGVEAIVAEMQAKGQEVPRDAFGHIKLDAVNPGKWFGEQFAQMIGAEKTLVQKSGYFARASASNVDDMRLIKSCADLAVECAFRRESGVIGHDEDNGNVLRAIEFPRIKGGKPFNIDTDWFNSMLSEIGQPKGGKVEVSH
- the groES gene encoding co-chaperone GroES, with protein sequence MKIRPLHDRVVVKRVEEETKTAGGIVLPGSAAEKPSEGEVLAVGEGKALDNGQVRPMAVKVGDKVLFGKYSGTEVKVDGEQYIIMREDDIMGILG
- a CDS encoding alpha/beta fold hydrolase, encoding MKPVELVFESHGNPDHCPVVILHGFLASSKNWRTVAKRLAEKHHVYALDMRNHGASPHSEHMNYPLMADDVLAFLNKLGLHKAHLLGHSMGGKVAMSFALSYPERVETLMVADIAPISYNHSFDNMIEALKQLPLAHINNRKEADHFLAEAIPDLAFRQFLLQNLQLRDGAYYWRINLDYIRATAHNIVGFPDMVGQSFGQKTLFIAGQHSAYIQQEAVFKFFPHAEIVEIPNTGHWLYVEAPDVFCQLVSDWVTNA
- a CDS encoding nuclear transport factor 2 family protein, yielding METKPPLPPFTLESAAQKVRMAEDAWNSRDPDRVVQVYTEDTIWRNRAEFPVGRAQVHAFLQRKWAKELDYRLIKELWATTGNRIAVRFAYEWHDDAGNWFRSYGNENWEFNGYGLMQRRFASINDLPIKPEERLFHWPLGRRPDEHPGLSELGL